A stretch of the Terriglobia bacterium genome encodes the following:
- a CDS encoding tetratricopeptide repeat protein, whose translation MRFPTAIALSIFGVTVACVLFLAKHRSASPDAAEGAGSRAALEGAPGNPGPVNTGRGGTTEGMRAHESMALVQPDLAVTSSVQRIMAEASPGARTLFEEGLSLMHSGKFSEARETFQELIKTHPEDKAKALASWAIGLAYYQEGGTPNLHQAANQFISFRDSYSSDKDLDEFVRAAMIDIPVILMDLVHYGPSQIERDSAAALAVKTLTAFLDKWPDSPQAPAARASLKEVSDYLSRAK comes from the coding sequence CGTTCTCTTTCTGGCAAAGCACAGATCCGCTTCACCTGATGCCGCGGAGGGTGCCGGGAGCCGCGCGGCGCTTGAAGGCGCGCCCGGGAATCCCGGCCCGGTGAACACGGGCAGAGGGGGAACCACAGAGGGAATGCGCGCGCATGAATCCATGGCCCTCGTCCAACCCGATCTGGCAGTAACATCTTCGGTGCAGCGGATCATGGCAGAGGCGTCGCCGGGGGCCAGGACTCTGTTCGAAGAGGGCTTGAGCCTGATGCACAGCGGGAAATTCAGCGAAGCCCGTGAAACGTTCCAGGAGCTCATCAAGACTCACCCTGAAGATAAGGCCAAAGCTCTCGCTTCATGGGCCATCGGTCTTGCCTACTACCAGGAAGGGGGAACGCCGAACCTTCACCAGGCGGCCAATCAATTCATAAGTTTCCGGGACAGCTACAGTTCCGACAAGGACCTCGATGAGTTTGTGCGGGCGGCAATGATCGACATCCCTGTGATCTTGATGGACCTGGTGCACTATGGTCCGAGCCAAATCGAGCGGGACAGCGCAGCCGCGTTGGCCGTCAAGACACTGACGGCGTTTCTGGACAAATGGCCCGACAGTCCGCAGGCGCCCGCAGCCCGTGCTTCGCTCAAGGAGGTCTCGGATTATCTGTCGCGTGCCAAATGA